The following proteins are encoded in a genomic region of Natrinema sp. DC36:
- a CDS encoding ABC transporter permease subunit produces MTWQPTARKDFRDAVRSRTIWLLLAAFVGLFVLGSLALGPDSGPFDAFVETTFENVYGVVPLVGILLGYKAVLYERESGTLVLALSLPQSRRDFVVGKFVGRSLVLAVSVVAGLVVGGAFAVTQYDAPSIGSYLIFIGATVLYGAAFVSVALAASMSTTSGRRVLVRAIGAYVVLDRAWNGLVTLLVQLLYRFEISLPSELPDWAVALQLASPSQAYRHIVTTRFGFVGSRAHLDPTAPWIVNSWSAVVVLLFWIVVPVALGYLRFRNTDL; encoded by the coding sequence ATGACCTGGCAACCGACCGCGCGGAAGGACTTCCGGGACGCGGTCCGGTCGCGGACGATTTGGCTCCTGCTCGCGGCGTTCGTGGGGCTGTTCGTCCTCGGAAGCCTCGCTCTCGGTCCCGACTCCGGGCCGTTCGATGCGTTCGTCGAGACGACGTTCGAGAACGTGTACGGCGTGGTACCGCTGGTCGGCATCCTCCTCGGCTACAAGGCCGTGCTCTACGAGCGCGAATCGGGGACCCTCGTCCTCGCGCTGTCGCTCCCGCAATCCCGGCGGGACTTCGTCGTCGGAAAATTCGTCGGCCGCTCGCTCGTGCTCGCCGTCTCGGTCGTCGCCGGGCTGGTCGTCGGCGGTGCGTTCGCCGTCACGCAGTACGACGCTCCGTCGATCGGATCGTATCTGATCTTTATCGGCGCGACAGTGCTGTACGGTGCCGCGTTCGTCTCGGTCGCGCTGGCCGCCTCGATGAGCACCACCTCCGGTCGGCGCGTCCTCGTCAGAGCGATCGGTGCCTACGTCGTCCTCGATCGGGCCTGGAACGGACTGGTAACCCTGCTCGTGCAACTCCTGTATCGATTCGAGATCTCCCTTCCGAGCGAACTCCCCGACTGGGCGGTGGCGCTCCAGTTGGCGTCGCCGAGCCAAGCGTACAGACACATCGTCACCACTCGCTTCGGGTTCGTGGGCTCGCGAGCCCATCTCGATCCGACCGCTCCGTGGATCGTCAACTCGTGGTCGGCGGTGGTCGTACTGCTGTTCTGGATCGTCGTCCCCGTGGCGCTCGGTTATCTCCGTTTTAGAAACACCGACCTCTGA